CTTTATATTGTTGTTTGCGTTATTGATTATCTTTATATGATTTTCAAGAAAATTATCATTTAAAATATTTAAAACTTGATTTATACAATTAAATAAATCAAATTTTATAATAGTTTTTTCTCCATTTAAATAATTTTGAAAATCATTAATTATTTTAGATAAATATTGTGTTTTTCCTTCTATCTCATCTATTGTTTTAAAAAATACTTTTTCTTCTAATTGATTATACTCTTTTTGTATTTTTAATCCTGTAACTGCAGTAGAAATGAAGCTAAGTGGTTGTCTCCATTGATGTGCAATATTACATAACATCTCACTTAAACTTGCAATTTTTGATTGTTGTAATAAAAGTCTTTCTCTTTGTCTTATTTCGGTCATATCAATGGTTGATAAGATAATTGTATCATTGTTTTCAAAAAGTATATTTTTTGATTTAAGCATAATTGGAAAACTTTTATTTTCAGAGTTTATAGCATTTAATTCTATTGAACTTTTTCTTGACTCTTCTATTATTAAATCTATATCTTTATCTAAAACAAAAAGTTTCTCTATAGAAGATTCCAATAACTCTTCTTTTGTATATTGAAACATACTAATAGCTTGATTATTTACAAAAATAATTTTTTTATCTTTTAAAATAAAAATTCCATCGACTGTAAAATCAAGTAAACTTTTAAAACTTTCCAATGAAAGTTCAAGCTCTGATTTAGTTATATTTAGTGCTTTTTGATAATTAGTTAATTGTCTATTTTTATATATAATGATAAAAAATATAATTATTATTGGAATTAATATTTTAATCAAAAATTTATAATCAAAAGATTTAATTAATTCTAAATCAAGCCATTTGTCATATATTTTTTCTTTTTCTTCTAATTTTTGGCTATCTAATGCTTTATCTATTATATTTTTTAAAATCACATAATCATCTCTTATCATTACTTGTAGATTATAATCAAGATTGGTATCACCTGATATTTTAAGGTTATGTAAACTATTCTTTTTAATATTGTAAGCAAGTACGGGTATATTATCTACTGCTGCAAATGCTTTATTAGATGAGACTAGTTCTAGTCCTTGAGTTACATTATCAACAAAAACAAAATTTAAATAAGGGTAGTTTTCATGAAGTAATTTATAAGCGGTATAATTCCTTCCTACTGCAATTTTTTTACCTCTCAATGATTCAACATTTGGTATATAATTTTGATCTTTTGTGGTAACGATTCCAATGGGGATTTTAAAATAAACTTTGGAAAAAATTGCATATTTTTCTCTATCTTTTGTTTTTGATGTAGTAACAATAACATCTTGAGTTTTATTCTTAATTTCATCTAAAGATTTATAAAATTTATCTTCTGTCTTATATTCAACTTTAAGATTTGTTTTTTTTACTATGTTATACCAAAAGTCAAATCCCAATCCATAAGCTTTTCCATTGTCAATAAAACTAATTGGTGCCCAATTAGTTGTAAAAGATACTCTTATTGTATGATTTTTTATAAATTCTTTTTCCTTATGAGTTAAATATATTTGGTCTTTATTTGATTCCCATTTATCATTAAGATATTCAAGTTCATCAGGAGTAATGCTTTTCATTGCTTTATTTAATCTATCAACTAAATCTGGTCGGTCTTTTCTTACTCCTAAATAAATATTCTCATCATAACCTTTTATTTTAGGAAGAATAGAAGTTTTTAGTGTATTTATATATTTAGTATTAATATAGTATTTTGCTGTAAGATTATATTGAACTGTAGCATCAATTTTTTGATTTTTTATATCTTTAAATATCTCATCCAATGAATTATAATATCTA
This portion of the Arcobacter nitrofigilis DSM 7299 genome encodes:
- a CDS encoding transporter substrate-binding domain-containing protein, with translation MKYILLVSLFFLNIFANSINNDIKKDNIYFSSDLNWIPYSYYDNKIPKGYILDYIKLIAKKGNFTPIFLPDEFSNNIQKIKLKKLDVLSGVIYKKSREDFLLFTDIFLKQKLAIVTNSNSFELKDIKSLDNKTIGMIKNWAITNLMEKNYPKIKIRYYNSLDEIFKDIKNQKIDATVQYNLTAKYYINTKYINTLKTSILPKIKGYDENIYLGVRKDRPDLVDRLNKAMKSITPDELEYLNDKWESNKDQIYLTHKEKEFIKNHTIRVSFTTNWAPISFIDNGKAYGLGFDFWYNIVKKTNLKVEYKTEDKFYKSLDEIKNKTQDVIVTTSKTKDREKYAIFSKVYFKIPIGIVTTKDQNYIPNVESLRGKKIAVGRNYTAYKLLHENYPYLNFVFVDNVTQGLELVSSNKAFAAVDNIPVLAYNIKKNSLHNLKISGDTNLDYNLQVMIRDDYVILKNIIDKALDSQKLEEKEKIYDKWLDLELIKSFDYKFLIKILIPIIIIFFIIIYKNRQLTNYQKALNITKSELELSLESFKSLLDFTVDGIFILKDKKIIFVNNQAISMFQYTKEELLESSIEKLFVLDKDIDLIIEESRKSSIELNAINSENKSFPIMLKSKNILFENNDTIILSTIDMTEIRQRERLLLQQSKIASLSEMLCNIAHQWRQPLSFISTAVTGLKIQKEYNQLEEKVFFKTIDEIEGKTQYLSKIINDFQNYLNGEKTIIKFDLFNCINQVLNILNDNFLENHIKIINNANNNIKIVANENELNQSLIYVLNNAKDALIEKDIKNKNIEINTYIKNSNFAVIEIIDNGGGIDSKIIDKVFEPYFTTKHKAQGTGLGLYMTHKIITQNLKGNIDIENYKSTFTKVTIEIPLK